Proteins encoded in a region of the Altererythrobacter ishigakiensis genome:
- a CDS encoding metal-dependent hydrolase family protein, whose amino-acid sequence MRAIKGLIAALAAIAASQAAADTTIIHAGSVLTDAESSPSGPATITVTDGKIVSIEEGFAPTPEGATMIHLDEHVVIPGLIDLHTHLSGETGSDFRDVTVNPAEWYTLVAAKNARITALAGFTTVRDLGSRTDQVTQSLRRATAEGVVPGPRIVTSARTISIVGGHGQQNNGFHKHVADALDPGFTCTGPVECAEKVRMASKYGADLIKFPATGGVLSQQGRGLEAHFTDEEMRAMVDTANSLGLNVASHAHGARGIEAAARAGVQTIEHGTYIDEDAAKAMRENGTILIPTLMAFQGIKERLGKGIYTPVVEEKVRAVSAYAESIVERAIMYDVKMAFGTDAGVFPHGQNAREFGLMRKGGMSDKEAFASATTVAAEVLGLENEIGRIAPGFSADIIAVKGNPLDDVTVLEDVDWVMVRGRVVE is encoded by the coding sequence ATGCGAGCGATTAAGGGACTGATAGCTGCGCTGGCCGCTATCGCGGCGAGTCAGGCGGCGGCAGATACGACCATTATTCATGCAGGTTCGGTGCTGACTGATGCGGAGAGTAGCCCCAGCGGCCCTGCAACAATCACGGTAACTGATGGCAAGATCGTCAGCATCGAGGAAGGTTTTGCGCCCACCCCTGAGGGTGCAACGATGATCCACCTTGATGAACACGTCGTGATCCCTGGCCTGATTGACTTGCATACTCATTTGTCAGGCGAAACCGGCAGCGACTTTCGTGATGTCACTGTAAATCCTGCCGAATGGTATACTCTGGTTGCGGCCAAAAACGCGCGTATCACCGCGCTGGCCGGTTTTACGACAGTTCGCGATCTGGGTTCACGCACCGATCAGGTTACGCAATCGCTTCGTCGCGCTACCGCAGAAGGCGTTGTGCCTGGTCCGCGTATCGTAACTTCTGCGCGAACGATTTCGATAGTCGGTGGACACGGGCAGCAGAATAACGGCTTTCACAAACACGTCGCCGATGCTCTGGATCCAGGTTTTACCTGCACCGGTCCCGTTGAATGTGCGGAGAAGGTTCGGATGGCCTCCAAATACGGGGCGGACCTGATCAAATTTCCTGCGACCGGTGGCGTCCTGTCTCAACAAGGGCGCGGACTGGAAGCACACTTCACCGATGAAGAAATGCGCGCGATGGTAGATACTGCCAATTCGCTCGGGCTGAATGTCGCCTCGCACGCTCATGGCGCGCGCGGGATCGAGGCTGCGGCGCGGGCCGGTGTCCAGACGATCGAGCACGGCACATATATTGACGAAGATGCAGCCAAGGCGATGCGAGAAAATGGCACGATCCTGATCCCGACATTGATGGCATTCCAGGGCATCAAGGAGCGGCTTGGCAAGGGCATTTATACCCCTGTTGTAGAGGAAAAGGTGCGGGCGGTTTCTGCCTATGCGGAGAGCATTGTCGAACGTGCGATCATGTACGACGTGAAAATGGCCTTCGGAACGGACGCTGGCGTGTTTCCCCACGGACAGAACGCGCGCGAGTTCGGCTTGATGCGCAAAGGTGGTATGAGCGACAAAGAGGCGTTCGCCAGTGCGACTACGGTTGCTGCCGAAGTGCTTGGCCTGGAGAACGAAATCGGTCGCATCGCCCCGGGCTTCTCTGCTGATATCATTGCAGTGAAAGGCAATCCGCTAGATGATGTGACCGTGCTGGAAGACGTCGATTGGGTGATGGTTCGCGGGCGCGTAGTCGAATGA
- a CDS encoding flavin-containing monooxygenase, with translation MNAMERIGPDAIPQHVDVLIAGAGISGIGSAYHLQEQCPGKTYAILEMKDTFGGTWETHKYPGVRSDSDLYTFGYRFKPWIGPPIASADEILKYMGEVIEEHGIGDHILYGHRITRCSFSRENNLWTVEAERLADGASRAFTCHFLWMCQGYYDHETPYIPAEWNERGLSDFKGDFVHAQLWNPDYDYTGKRVMVIGSGATAATVVPEFAEKAAHVTMLQRSPTYFFCSENKNELADRLREVGIDEPTIHRVVRAQIMHDQDVLTKRCIEEPDVVVEELRELIRAFTGKPDFEFEPHFTPKYRPWQQRLAFCPDGDVFRASVDGKLTVVTDTIDCFTHNGVRTASGEEIEADLIVAATGFHLSVMGNIPFFIDGEQVNWNDTVTYRGMMFTGVPNMAWVFGYFRASWTLRVDMLGDFVCGLLNHMDEKHAARVEVALRPEDEGMELHPWIESDNFNPGYLMRGLDKLPKRGDKPEWRHNQDYWREKDEIPNIDLDSTEFVYTGLHKETAQDADLELAE, from the coding sequence ATGAATGCGATGGAACGTATCGGGCCGGATGCCATCCCGCAGCATGTGGATGTGCTGATTGCGGGGGCGGGGATTTCAGGCATAGGTTCTGCCTATCATCTGCAAGAGCAATGTCCGGGGAAGACCTATGCGATCCTTGAGATGAAGGACACGTTTGGCGGCACGTGGGAAACGCACAAATATCCCGGCGTTCGCTCTGACAGCGACCTTTACACATTCGGTTATCGCTTCAAGCCGTGGATCGGCCCGCCTATCGCCAGCGCGGACGAGATTCTGAAATACATGGGCGAAGTGATCGAGGAGCACGGGATCGGCGATCACATCCTCTATGGCCACCGGATCACTCGCTGTTCGTTTTCGCGTGAGAACAACTTGTGGACCGTCGAAGCTGAGCGTTTGGCCGACGGCGCTTCACGCGCATTCACCTGCCATTTCCTCTGGATGTGTCAGGGCTATTACGATCACGAAACGCCTTACATCCCGGCTGAATGGAACGAGAGAGGCCTGTCAGATTTCAAGGGCGATTTCGTTCATGCCCAGCTGTGGAACCCGGATTATGATTATACGGGCAAACGGGTAATGGTGATCGGTTCTGGCGCAACGGCTGCGACAGTGGTGCCAGAATTTGCTGAGAAGGCGGCGCATGTCACAATGTTACAGCGCTCTCCCACTTACTTCTTTTGTAGTGAGAACAAGAACGAGCTGGCGGACCGGCTGCGCGAAGTGGGGATTGACGAGCCAACCATTCACCGCGTGGTTCGTGCGCAGATCATGCATGATCAGGATGTACTGACAAAGCGCTGTATCGAAGAGCCGGACGTCGTGGTGGAAGAATTGCGCGAGTTGATCCGCGCCTTTACTGGCAAGCCCGATTTCGAATTCGAACCGCATTTCACGCCGAAGTACCGCCCCTGGCAGCAACGCTTGGCGTTCTGCCCTGACGGCGATGTGTTCCGCGCTTCTGTAGACGGCAAGCTCACCGTCGTGACCGATACGATCGACTGCTTCACACACAACGGCGTGCGAACTGCCTCAGGCGAAGAGATTGAAGCCGATTTGATCGTCGCGGCCACGGGATTCCATCTCTCCGTCATGGGCAACATTCCCTTCTTCATCGACGGTGAGCAAGTGAACTGGAACGACACTGTGACCTATCGCGGGATGATGTTCACCGGCGTACCCAATATGGCGTGGGTATTCGGCTATTTCCGGGCCAGCTGGACCTTGCGGGTCGACATGCTGGGCGATTTCGTGTGCGGCCTGCTCAATCACATGGATGAGAAACATGCTGCACGGGTGGAAGTTGCTTTGCGGCCGGAGGATGAAGGGATGGAGCTCCATCCGTGGATCGAGTCTGATAATTTCAATCCCGGTTACCTTATGCGCGGGCTCGATAAACTCCCCAAGCGTGGCGACAAACCCGAGTGGAGGCACAATCAGGATTACTGGCGCGAGAAAGACGAGATACCCAATATCGATCTCGACAGTACGGAGTTTGTTTACACCGGCCTGCACAAGGAAACGGCGCAGGATGCGGACCTGGAACTAGCCGAATGA
- a CDS encoding flavin-containing monooxygenase has translation MNGLPKVCIIGAGCSGFTTAKRLKDYGIPFDVFEASDDIGGTWYYDNPNGMSACYKSLHIDTSKWRLAFEDFPVPDDWPDYPHHAQLLKYFHDYVDHFGLRDHIAFNTRLEKAQRREGGGWDVTLSTGETRQYDALAVANGHHWAARIPDYPGEFNGEQFHSHSYRSPFEPADCVGKRVLVVGMGNSAMDIASELSQRPISERLFVSARRGVWVLPKYYNGQPLDKNPAPAWMPKSVRQWLGTRFIKKLVGKMSDYGLPDPEIGPFESHATVSGEFLLRAGSGDIAMKPGIERLDGDGVIFTDGSREQVDVIIWATGYDIKFPFFDDPQFTADSDNRPPPLFKRIMKPDVPDLFYMGLAQPLPTLVNFAEQQSKLVAAYLAGEYAPPSATDMQDIINADEAYHTGHYYASRRHTIQLDFDHYVRDLLKEIERGKRKRQAAA, from the coding sequence ATGAACGGATTGCCCAAGGTTTGCATAATCGGCGCAGGCTGTAGCGGTTTCACCACTGCCAAGCGGCTCAAGGATTACGGCATACCCTTCGACGTGTTCGAGGCGTCCGACGACATCGGCGGCACCTGGTATTACGACAATCCCAACGGCATGTCGGCTTGCTACAAAAGCTTGCACATCGACACGTCGAAATGGCGGCTGGCCTTCGAAGATTTTCCGGTGCCCGATGACTGGCCGGACTATCCGCATCACGCGCAGCTGCTGAAGTACTTCCACGATTACGTCGATCATTTCGGCTTGCGCGATCACATTGCATTCAACACGCGCTTAGAGAAGGCGCAGCGGCGCGAAGGTGGCGGCTGGGACGTTACTCTCTCAACCGGTGAAACACGGCAGTATGATGCCTTGGCGGTTGCAAACGGCCACCATTGGGCTGCACGAATTCCGGACTATCCAGGTGAATTTAACGGCGAGCAGTTTCATTCGCATAGCTATCGCAGCCCGTTCGAACCCGCTGATTGTGTTGGTAAGCGTGTGCTGGTGGTCGGCATGGGCAATTCCGCGATGGACATAGCCAGCGAGCTGTCGCAGCGCCCAATTTCCGAGCGGCTGTTTGTCTCGGCGCGGCGCGGTGTGTGGGTACTGCCCAAATATTACAACGGTCAGCCGCTCGACAAGAATCCGGCTCCTGCGTGGATGCCGAAGTCGGTGCGCCAATGGCTAGGCACACGGTTCATCAAGAAGCTGGTCGGCAAGATGAGCGACTACGGCTTGCCCGACCCCGAAATCGGTCCGTTTGAGAGCCACGCGACAGTTTCAGGAGAGTTCCTGCTGCGCGCGGGCTCTGGCGACATTGCGATGAAACCGGGGATCGAGCGGCTCGACGGCGATGGGGTAATCTTTACCGACGGCTCGCGCGAACAGGTGGATGTGATCATCTGGGCCACAGGCTATGACATCAAATTCCCGTTTTTTGACGATCCTCAGTTCACGGCTGACAGCGACAATCGTCCGCCTCCTCTGTTCAAGCGGATCATGAAGCCTGATGTGCCAGACCTGTTTTACATGGGGCTTGCTCAGCCGCTGCCAACGCTGGTCAACTTTGCCGAACAGCAGTCAAAGCTGGTCGCAGCCTATCTTGCCGGAGAATATGCCCCGCCTTCAGCAACTGATATGCAGGACATCATCAACGCTGATGAAGCCTATCACACCGGCCATTACTATGCGTCGCGCAGGCACACGATCCAGCTCGACTTTGATCATTACGTGCGCGACCTGCTCAAGGAAATCGAGCGCGGGAAGCGCAAGCGTCAAGCTGCGGCCTAG
- a CDS encoding MBL fold metallo-hydrolase has product MIRSVLASTAWVALASSATAQGDASICQRELVVLGAGQDAGAPQIGNADDDGPRLLPSSLALIDRREGRRYLFDASPAITEQLALLDQIEPPNSGLGVDGIFLTHAHIGHYLGLAYLGREAANASKVSVYAMPRMAEFLRTNGPWSQLVELKNIELVELGGGDTLHAVTVSPDLVAIALPVPHRDEFSETVGWIAMTPTRRVLYLPDLDSWEEWETLIGKSLVEQVAIFDHLFVDATFWDNNELTGRDMSEIPHPRVAQTMDILEHLAESERAKVHFIHYNHTNPIRDPDSVESEQVLARGFNIARRGDRICLD; this is encoded by the coding sequence ATGATCCGCAGTGTATTAGCGAGCACTGCCTGGGTGGCGCTCGCAAGCTCAGCCACCGCGCAAGGAGACGCCAGCATCTGTCAGCGAGAGCTGGTGGTGCTGGGCGCGGGGCAGGATGCCGGCGCTCCGCAGATTGGCAATGCGGATGATGACGGGCCACGCCTGCTCCCAAGCTCGCTGGCGCTGATTGATCGTAGGGAGGGGAGGCGATACCTGTTCGATGCGAGCCCCGCGATCACCGAGCAGTTGGCCCTGCTCGACCAGATCGAGCCTCCCAATAGCGGTCTTGGTGTCGATGGTATTTTCCTAACTCACGCGCATATCGGGCACTATCTAGGGCTCGCTTATCTGGGCCGCGAGGCTGCCAATGCGAGCAAGGTTTCCGTTTATGCTATGCCGCGCATGGCCGAATTTCTTCGGACGAATGGCCCGTGGAGCCAGCTGGTAGAGCTAAAGAATATCGAGCTAGTCGAGCTTGGAGGCGGAGATACTCTTCATGCGGTAACAGTGTCGCCCGATCTGGTCGCAATTGCATTGCCCGTTCCGCACCGGGACGAGTTCTCCGAAACGGTGGGCTGGATCGCGATGACGCCAACACGCCGGGTCTTGTATCTGCCAGACCTCGATAGCTGGGAGGAGTGGGAGACCTTGATCGGGAAGTCGTTGGTTGAGCAAGTGGCAATCTTCGATCATCTTTTTGTGGACGCAACTTTCTGGGACAACAACGAACTTACCGGACGTGACATGTCCGAAATTCCGCATCCGCGAGTAGCCCAGACGATGGATATTCTGGAACACCTCGCCGAATCCGAGCGCGCTAAGGTGCACTTCATCCATTACAATCACACCAATCCGATCCGTGATCCTGACAGTGTTGAGAGCGAGCAGGTGCTAGCGCGCGGTTTTAACATCGCGCGGCGCGGTGACCGCATTTGTCTTGACTAG
- a CDS encoding NAD(P)H-dependent flavin oxidoreductase, with protein sequence MPFRMTDMVGCEFPLFAFSHCRDVVAAVSRAGGFGVLGAVSFTPEQLETELKWIDDNIDGKPYGVDVLIPEVQAVDHSVTADEVVAAIPQQYRDFTRQILREAGLDESGANPLGGSQQPNTSLGQELLEVSFNHPVRLIANALGTAPPQMIEAGKRHGIPVAALVGAKEHAMKQIEAGVDIIVAQGGEGGGHCGEVSTIVLIPEVLQAIEEAGADIPVLAAGGIMNGKQMAGMMAMGAAGAWCGSVWLATSEAETHEVFREKMVQATSRDTIRSKHRTGKYSRQLRSGWHAMWEEAGLPALPMPLMMLLSEPALRTIDKAAVSGNTKAQELCSYFVGQGVGLVREVTSAGQVVQDFKQDFAAGYETLAGALE encoded by the coding sequence ATGCCGTTCCGGATGACAGATATGGTGGGATGCGAATTCCCGCTGTTTGCCTTTTCGCATTGCCGTGATGTGGTTGCCGCCGTCAGCCGCGCAGGTGGCTTTGGCGTGCTTGGTGCGGTCAGCTTTACCCCTGAACAGCTGGAAACCGAACTCAAGTGGATCGACGACAATATCGACGGCAAGCCGTATGGCGTAGATGTCCTGATCCCTGAAGTGCAGGCCGTCGATCACTCGGTCACAGCTGACGAGGTGGTCGCAGCAATCCCACAGCAGTATCGCGACTTCACGCGCCAGATCCTGCGTGAGGCCGGGCTGGATGAAAGCGGAGCAAACCCGCTTGGCGGTTCGCAACAGCCCAATACCTCGCTTGGGCAGGAATTGCTTGAAGTCAGCTTCAACCACCCCGTGCGGCTTATCGCCAATGCGTTGGGAACGGCGCCGCCGCAAATGATCGAGGCAGGCAAGAGGCACGGCATTCCTGTCGCGGCATTGGTCGGCGCAAAGGAACACGCAATGAAGCAGATTGAGGCAGGCGTTGACATTATCGTCGCTCAAGGAGGCGAAGGCGGCGGGCATTGCGGCGAAGTCAGCACGATCGTGCTGATCCCAGAAGTGTTGCAAGCGATCGAAGAGGCGGGCGCAGATATCCCCGTGCTCGCCGCTGGCGGCATCATGAACGGCAAACAGATGGCGGGCATGATGGCGATGGGCGCAGCGGGTGCATGGTGCGGCAGTGTTTGGCTGGCGACGTCAGAAGCAGAAACGCACGAAGTGTTCCGCGAGAAGATGGTTCAGGCGACCAGCCGCGACACGATCCGTTCAAAGCATCGCACCGGCAAATACTCGCGGCAATTGCGCAGCGGTTGGCACGCCATGTGGGAAGAGGCCGGCCTGCCCGCACTGCCGATGCCGCTGATGATGCTGCTATCGGAGCCTGCGCTCCGCACCATCGACAAGGCAGCCGTGAGCGGCAATACCAAGGCGCAAGAGCTGTGTTCCTACTTTGTCGGGCAAGGCGTGGGGTTGGTTCGCGAAGTCACCTCCGCTGGCCAAGTGGTGCAGGACTTCAAACAGGATTTCGCCGCTGGGTATGAGACCTTGGCCGGAGCGCTCGAATGA
- a CDS encoding S9 family peptidase, whose amino-acid sequence MNRMALTAATLFASVSIAATASARPMTPEDVAKIESIGAIAVSPDGTRVAFTTVSLPDVTEGEENGGFEQVLKIATGPDTATVYLPEDVSPSGVQFNPDGSMVSFVWAADGEDRAVWGVPIAGGTYRKLAEVADSDVLSYVWGPNGDTIFMLATAEEDEQRTTQRKAGFNSVVYEEEARLRRLFEASVGEELDAEPREIPVPAYVTGFDITPDGKTGIVQSKPTPQIDDTYTSLRVHIIDLADGNVKAIVPTPGKLGDVEVSPDGTQLSMIAGVDKNDPAETTLHLVDVATGEYRALNEGAAEATVDAEWLANGRLAAVVHVGAQSVLRIYNADGSVRREIDPGSLILTSVESAGGKVAVSANSPKHPTELFVWNPRSRENAFERWTSHNPWLSEITFGEQRTYTYTARDGQQVEGVLVLPVGGVPEGGAPTIMNVHGGPEAHESNGWITAYSKPGQVAAGQGYAVFLPNYRGSTGYGTAFSKQHQGNYTDPEFADIVDAKRALVAEGITDADRTGITGGSYGGYASAWGATYHSDEYAASVMFVGISNQVSKFGTGDIPYEMYNVHSRAWPWDDWMKMLEVSPVYHVDKANTPTLIMHGEEDTRVDPGQSLELYRALKVRKPDVPVRLVFYPGEGHGNRMAGSRYDYNLRMMEWFDTYLKTGDRKADMPGPRPQLAEGAKGATADSDD is encoded by the coding sequence ATGAATCGCATGGCACTTACTGCCGCGACTCTGTTCGCATCAGTCTCAATCGCTGCGACCGCATCAGCGCGCCCTATGACACCGGAAGATGTCGCCAAGATCGAAAGCATTGGCGCAATCGCTGTGTCTCCTGATGGCACGCGCGTTGCCTTCACCACAGTCAGCCTGCCTGATGTTACTGAAGGCGAAGAAAATGGCGGTTTCGAGCAAGTACTTAAAATCGCGACCGGACCGGACACAGCAACTGTATATCTTCCCGAAGACGTCAGCCCGTCAGGCGTTCAATTCAACCCCGATGGCAGCATGGTCAGCTTTGTCTGGGCAGCGGACGGTGAAGATCGGGCGGTTTGGGGCGTTCCAATTGCTGGCGGTACCTATCGCAAGCTTGCCGAAGTCGCTGACAGCGATGTCCTGTCCTATGTCTGGGGCCCGAACGGCGACACTATCTTCATGCTCGCCACTGCAGAAGAAGACGAGCAGCGCACAACGCAGCGCAAGGCCGGATTCAATTCTGTAGTTTACGAAGAAGAAGCACGCCTGCGCCGTCTGTTCGAAGCCAGTGTAGGTGAAGAATTGGACGCAGAACCACGCGAGATACCTGTCCCGGCCTATGTGACAGGCTTTGACATTACCCCTGATGGCAAGACCGGCATCGTGCAGAGCAAGCCGACCCCGCAGATCGATGACACGTACACATCGCTGCGTGTGCACATCATCGATCTGGCCGATGGTAATGTGAAGGCGATTGTCCCGACACCTGGCAAGCTGGGCGATGTCGAAGTGTCACCTGACGGAACACAGCTTTCCATGATCGCTGGCGTCGACAAAAACGATCCGGCAGAAACGACACTTCACCTAGTGGACGTGGCCACAGGCGAGTATCGCGCACTGAATGAAGGCGCTGCCGAAGCAACCGTAGACGCAGAATGGTTGGCCAATGGTCGCCTGGCCGCCGTAGTTCATGTAGGCGCACAAAGCGTACTGCGCATCTACAATGCGGATGGAAGCGTGCGCCGCGAAATCGACCCGGGCTCGCTAATCCTGACCAGTGTCGAGTCGGCAGGCGGCAAAGTCGCAGTCTCAGCAAACTCTCCAAAGCATCCGACCGAGTTGTTTGTATGGAACCCGCGATCACGCGAAAATGCGTTTGAGCGCTGGACTTCGCATAACCCATGGCTGAGCGAGATCACCTTCGGTGAGCAGCGCACATACACCTACACTGCGCGTGACGGACAGCAGGTCGAAGGCGTGCTGGTCCTGCCGGTTGGCGGCGTTCCAGAAGGTGGCGCTCCGACAATCATGAACGTTCATGGTGGACCGGAAGCCCACGAATCGAACGGATGGATTACCGCCTATTCGAAGCCGGGTCAGGTTGCCGCGGGCCAAGGCTATGCCGTGTTCCTGCCCAACTATCGCGGCTCAACCGGTTATGGCACCGCATTCTCTAAACAGCATCAGGGTAATTACACCGATCCTGAGTTTGCCGACATCGTCGATGCGAAGCGGGCATTGGTCGCAGAAGGCATCACCGATGCTGACCGTACCGGTATTACCGGCGGCTCATACGGCGGCTATGCATCCGCATGGGGCGCGACTTATCATTCAGACGAGTACGCTGCGTCTGTGATGTTCGTGGGCATCTCGAACCAGGTTAGCAAGTTCGGCACCGGTGACATCCCTTACGAGATGTACAATGTCCATAGCCGCGCTTGGCCGTGGGATGACTGGATGAAGATGCTTGAGGTTTCACCTGTCTATCACGTCGACAAGGCCAATACTCCGACGCTGATCATGCACGGCGAAGAAGATACACGCGTCGATCCGGGTCAAAGCCTTGAGCTTTATCGTGCGCTTAAGGTTCGCAAACCTGACGTGCCGGTTCGCCTGGTATTCTATCCCGGCGAAGGTCACGGCAATCGCATGGCGGGCAGCCGCTATGACTACAATCTGCGGATGATGGAGTGGTTTGACACTTATCTCAAAACCGGCGACCGCAAAGCGGATATGCCGGGCCCGCGCCCGCAATTGGCCGAAGGAGCCAAGGGCGCCACAGCGGACAGCGATGACTAA